The stretch of DNA CGCCGGCCGCCTGCCCACCCGCGCCAAAATTGAAGAATGGCTGCGGGAGGTGGAATAGTCATGCGAGAACCCATCCTGATCATTTGCCAGGACACCCTCTAACCTTTTCCCTTTTCCCTTTAACCTTTAACCTCATAACCTCTTACAAGAGCACCATGCAATGAAACAATTTTTCAATACCACTTTAGTCTTACTTTTGCTTTTTGCTTTTATCGGCTGCTCCAATGCCGACGATTCAACATTCGGTAAGGAAGTCGTTCCCGGCATTCCGGTAAAAAACACGGTGACCCTCGTAGACCTTGGCGCCAAGACCTGCATCCCCTGTAAGATGATGGCGCCGATCTTGGAGGAGCTGAAGGTTGAGTACCAGGGCCGGGCCGAGGTGATCTTTATCGATGTCTGGGAGGAGGCTAACAAGAGCAAGGCCAAGGCCTTTA from Desulfobulbaceae bacterium encodes:
- a CDS encoding thioredoxin family protein gives rise to the protein MKQFFNTTLVLLLLFAFIGCSNADDSTFGKEVVPGIPVKNTVTLVDLGAKTCIPCKMMAPILEELKVEYQGRAEVIFIDVWEEANKSKAKAFKIMSIPTQVFFDKEGREVYRHRGFLDKEAIVTKLEELLAK